In Vibrio hippocampi, a single genomic region encodes these proteins:
- the fdhF gene encoding formate dehydrogenase subunit alpha: MKVTINGQTYLSQEGKSILQVAHDTKIDVPSLCSISGHEQKQSCDLCVVEVAGQGVVKACETQVEDGMSIVTQSKQIQSLRREALGRIFADHNADCEAPCKVACPAHVDIQSYLYHIAQDDHSEAIKVIKDTLPMPISIGRVCPAFCEHECRRSLVDEPIAIRQLKRHAADIDLELTEQFEPEKKPYNGQRVAIVGAGPGGLACGYYLSYQGFAVDVFESMPQAGGWLRYGIPEYRLPKAILDKEIELMCRGGMRIHTNTQLGQDVSLDELTSNYQAVCLAVGATKAVNMPYDGSDLEGCALGVDFLKDHITERTFSMGKKVAVIGGGNTAIDCARTAIREGAETTIIYRRTRHEMPAELHEIEAAELEGVKFKFLTNPVRNIADENGRVNQIELAIMELGEPDSSGRRRPVSTGNTEIHEFDTVISALSQKPDTEFLNTAKFSLPLTDWGTAAADHHSMHHGYNVYSIGDFRRGPATAIEAIADGKIAAQAIERYILEGHFKAESLPFNSRKASRLSEVAKAEYHQIKDKPRSQPEQLAVERCQTSYDEVELAMSNDDAISEAARCLECGCQSSTQCDLRDYATEYAVDYKAIDTSSRSLFPVDKSSEFIVFDANRCISCGSCVHACQTESVHGILNFSQSSHRPQFADGTFMGDSNCVQCGSCVQVCPTGALSDKRDKSHGRVEMLTPVKTVCTYCGVGCRVEMFVDTANNRIKYVQGDKTSPVNQGMLCVKGRFGFDFIQSEQRLTTPLIRVSDELVPASWPEAIQYIAKKLSQIKAEHGSDSLAGFSSAKTTNEDNYLFQKLFRREIGTNNIDHCARLCHSSTVTGLEASFGSGAMTNDIPSIKHSDVIFIIGSDTSSAHPIIGSHIKQAIQSGARLIVADPKRIDMADHANLYVRHIPGTDVMLLNAVMHQIVKNNWHDMEYIEQRTEGFDRFIEEVSQEAYSSSNAELVTGVAAYDIEQMAKMIGTANVTSVFYSMGITQHTTGHDNVRSIANLQMLCGNVGVEGGGINPLRGQSNVQGSCDMGALPTDYPGYQKVTDPEVQAKFAKAWNSEHLPTENGKTLTEIIDAACDGEIHGLYVMGENPVLSDPDQAHVLHGLNSLDFLVVQDIFLTETAELADVVLPAYSFAEKSGHFTNTERRVQRLQPAVKPPGQAREDWQIIQDIANAMGGDWCYQSIEDITEEIAAVTPQYHGIRWQSVGSNGLQWPCNETKPFGTRIMHKDQFVRGKGAMAAIPFEYAAELPDSDYPLILTTGRLLEQFHTGTMTRKTKGLDNLAGPRIMISVEEADQFNIANGELIKLVTRRGEISAPAFVTKRMQAGVVFVPFHFAEAAANKLTNTATDPHAKIPEFKVSAVRLEKVLETVD; encoded by the coding sequence ATGAAGGTAACAATCAACGGTCAAACCTATCTGTCGCAAGAAGGAAAAAGCATTCTTCAAGTTGCGCATGATACCAAAATTGACGTCCCATCGCTTTGTTCTATCAGTGGGCATGAGCAGAAACAGTCTTGTGACCTTTGTGTGGTTGAAGTTGCGGGTCAAGGCGTCGTTAAGGCGTGTGAGACGCAAGTTGAAGATGGCATGTCGATTGTTACTCAATCCAAACAGATTCAGTCTTTGAGACGAGAAGCGCTAGGGCGTATTTTTGCTGATCACAATGCCGACTGTGAAGCCCCCTGTAAAGTTGCCTGTCCCGCCCATGTTGATATTCAAAGTTACCTTTATCATATTGCCCAAGATGACCATAGTGAAGCGATTAAGGTCATCAAGGATACGTTACCGATGCCGATCTCTATTGGTCGCGTTTGTCCTGCTTTTTGTGAGCATGAGTGTCGACGAAGCTTAGTCGATGAGCCTATTGCGATTCGACAACTCAAACGCCATGCTGCCGATATTGATTTGGAACTAACAGAACAATTCGAACCAGAGAAGAAACCTTATAACGGGCAGCGCGTTGCGATTGTGGGTGCCGGACCTGGCGGGCTTGCTTGTGGTTACTATCTCAGTTACCAAGGCTTCGCCGTTGATGTGTTTGAATCTATGCCTCAGGCGGGGGGATGGCTACGCTACGGCATCCCTGAATATCGATTGCCGAAAGCGATCTTAGACAAAGAGATTGAGCTTATGTGTCGTGGTGGGATGCGAATCCACACCAATACTCAACTAGGGCAAGATGTGTCTTTAGACGAACTGACGAGCAATTACCAAGCGGTATGCTTAGCCGTGGGAGCAACCAAAGCGGTGAATATGCCGTACGATGGCTCCGATCTTGAGGGTTGCGCACTTGGTGTTGATTTCCTAAAAGATCATATTACCGAGCGTACGTTTAGTATGGGTAAAAAGGTGGCCGTTATCGGTGGCGGTAATACCGCGATTGACTGCGCACGTACTGCGATTCGTGAGGGCGCAGAGACCACCATTATATATCGCCGAACTCGTCATGAGATGCCAGCAGAATTGCATGAAATTGAAGCGGCAGAACTTGAAGGAGTTAAGTTTAAGTTTTTGACCAATCCGGTCAGAAATATCGCCGATGAAAACGGGCGGGTGAATCAGATTGAATTAGCGATCATGGAGTTGGGTGAACCGGATTCTTCAGGGCGTCGCCGTCCCGTCTCTACCGGCAATACCGAAATTCATGAATTTGATACGGTAATCTCTGCATTATCGCAAAAGCCTGATACCGAGTTTTTAAATACCGCTAAATTTTCGTTGCCATTGACCGATTGGGGGACTGCAGCGGCGGATCATCATTCGATGCACCATGGCTATAATGTCTACAGTATTGGTGATTTTAGGCGTGGTCCAGCCACCGCTATCGAAGCGATTGCTGACGGTAAGATTGCTGCTCAAGCGATTGAACGCTATATCTTGGAAGGGCACTTTAAAGCAGAATCATTGCCATTTAATAGTCGTAAGGCATCTCGATTGAGTGAGGTAGCCAAAGCGGAATATCATCAGATAAAAGATAAACCCCGATCCCAACCAGAGCAGCTTGCGGTCGAACGTTGTCAGACTTCTTATGATGAAGTGGAATTGGCAATGTCGAACGATGATGCGATTTCAGAGGCTGCGCGTTGCCTTGAGTGTGGTTGTCAATCCAGCACGCAATGCGATCTTCGCGACTACGCCACGGAGTATGCCGTCGATTATAAGGCAATTGATACCAGCTCTCGTAGCTTGTTCCCCGTCGATAAATCCAGCGAATTTATTGTTTTCGATGCCAACCGCTGTATCAGTTGTGGCTCTTGTGTTCATGCGTGCCAGACTGAATCGGTTCACGGTATATTGAATTTCTCCCAATCTTCACACCGTCCCCAATTTGCTGATGGGACATTTATGGGGGATAGCAATTGCGTTCAGTGCGGCTCTTGTGTTCAGGTCTGTCCAACCGGAGCATTGTCCGATAAACGCGATAAGTCTCATGGGCGTGTAGAAATGTTGACTCCGGTGAAAACGGTTTGTACCTATTGTGGTGTTGGCTGCCGGGTAGAGATGTTTGTCGATACCGCAAATAACCGTATCAAGTATGTGCAAGGGGATAAAACTTCACCTGTTAACCAAGGAATGCTTTGTGTCAAAGGGCGTTTTGGTTTTGACTTTATTCAAAGTGAACAACGTCTGACGACGCCTCTTATTCGAGTGTCTGATGAATTGGTGCCAGCTTCGTGGCCAGAAGCGATTCAATATATCGCCAAGAAGCTGAGTCAGATAAAGGCTGAACACGGCAGTGATAGTTTGGCGGGCTTCTCCTCCGCGAAAACGACCAACGAAGATAATTATCTATTCCAGAAGTTGTTCCGTCGTGAAATCGGCACCAATAACATTGACCATTGTGCTCGTCTTTGCCATTCCTCTACCGTAACGGGTTTAGAGGCTTCATTCGGTAGTGGGGCAATGACGAATGATATTCCGAGTATCAAGCATTCCGATGTGATTTTTATCATAGGGTCAGACACCAGTTCGGCGCATCCGATCATCGGTTCGCATATCAAACAAGCTATCCAGTCAGGGGCAAGATTGATTGTTGCTGATCCTAAACGTATCGATATGGCGGATCATGCCAACCTGTATGTACGTCATATTCCAGGTACCGATGTGATGTTGTTGAATGCCGTGATGCATCAAATTGTGAAGAACAATTGGCATGATATGGAATACATAGAGCAACGTACCGAAGGTTTTGACCGCTTTATCGAAGAAGTGAGTCAGGAAGCGTATTCGTCTAGTAACGCGGAGTTAGTGACCGGGGTTGCTGCCTACGACATTGAACAGATGGCGAAGATGATCGGCACCGCGAATGTTACCTCTGTGTTCTATTCTATGGGTATTACCCAACATACAACGGGGCATGACAATGTTCGCTCTATTGCCAACTTACAGATGCTGTGTGGCAACGTTGGGGTAGAAGGAGGTGGAATTAACCCATTGCGTGGACAGTCAAACGTACAAGGCTCTTGTGATATGGGGGCGCTACCGACGGATTATCCAGGCTACCAAAAAGTCACCGACCCTGAGGTACAAGCCAAATTTGCTAAAGCGTGGAATAGCGAGCACTTGCCAACAGAAAACGGTAAGACGCTGACAGAGATTATTGACGCGGCTTGTGACGGTGAGATACATGGACTTTATGTGATGGGTGAAAACCCAGTGCTGAGTGATCCAGACCAAGCTCACGTATTGCACGGTCTAAACTCGTTAGACTTCTTAGTGGTGCAAGACATTTTCCTTACTGAAACTGCTGAGCTAGCGGATGTGGTGCTACCGGCGTATTCTTTCGCCGAGAAGTCGGGTCATTTCACCAACACAGAAAGACGTGTACAGAGGTTGCAACCCGCAGTGAAACCACCGGGTCAAGCCCGAGAGGACTGGCAGATCATTCAAGATATTGCCAATGCGATGGGGGGAGATTGGTGCTATCAATCAATTGAAGATATCACGGAAGAGATTGCAGCGGTGACGCCACAGTATCATGGTATACGTTGGCAGAGTGTGGGCAGCAATGGATTACAATGGCCGTGTAACGAAACGAAGCCATTCGGTACTCGAATCATGCATAAAGATCAGTTTGTGCGAGGCAAAGGGGCGATGGCGGCTATTCCGTTTGAGTATGCGGCTGAACTTCCTGATAGCGACTATCCGTTGATTTTGACCACAGGTCGATTGTTGGAGCAGTTCCATACCGGAACGATGACTCGGAAAACCAAAGGACTGGATAACTTGGCAGGCCCTCGGATTATGATTAGCGTTGAAGAGGCTGACCAATTCAATATTGCCAACGGCGAATTGATTAAATTGGTAACACGCCGTGGAGAGATCAGCGCTCCAGCGTTTGTGACTAAGCGTATGCAGGCAGGTGTGGTTTTTGTTCCGTTCCACTTTGCAGAAGCGGCGGCCAACAAACTCACGAATACCGCGACCGATCCGCACGCGAAGATCCCTGAGTTCAAAGTATCAGCGGTAAGACTTGAAAAAGTGCTAGAAACAGTCGATTGA
- a CDS encoding DUF3149 domain-containing protein — protein MDLWLDLLFGNAIGLSSMLVIFGAFGLMVFFGGFFLYKVMNDKSPH, from the coding sequence ATGGATCTTTGGCTTGATCTCCTCTTCGGTAACGCAATTGGTCTCTCCTCCATGCTTGTTATATTTGGAGCGTTTGGTCTTATGGTGTTTTTCGGAGGCTTTTTTCTATACAAGGTGATGAATGACAAATCTCCTCACTAG
- the smrA gene encoding DNA endonuclease SmrA, which yields MSSQDDFNLFQQMMGDVKPLSNDTVELKKSHQVTESQIAKREAALWLSEQDPEYLSIDYAPSVKPEDIIEFKRDGVQEGVYRKLRLGKYPLQARLDLHRKTLKQARDEVINFLKQCMRMDIRTVLIIHGRGERSNPPAMMKSYLATWLKQIKDVQCVHSAQTHHGGAGAVYVLLRKSQEKKLENRERHQKRMS from the coding sequence ATGTCCTCTCAAGATGATTTCAATCTGTTTCAACAGATGATGGGCGATGTAAAACCCCTGAGCAACGACACCGTTGAACTTAAAAAGTCACATCAAGTGACCGAATCACAAATAGCAAAACGTGAAGCCGCCTTATGGTTATCAGAGCAAGATCCTGAATACCTTTCTATTGATTACGCGCCTTCTGTGAAACCCGAAGACATTATCGAGTTTAAACGTGATGGAGTACAAGAGGGAGTCTATCGTAAACTCCGCTTAGGTAAGTATCCTCTGCAAGCACGCTTGGATCTGCATCGCAAGACCTTAAAGCAGGCGCGAGACGAAGTGATCAACTTTCTCAAACAGTGTATGCGGATGGATATACGCACTGTACTGATCATTCACGGACGCGGTGAGCGTTCCAACCCGCCCGCGATGATGAAAAGCTATCTCGCTACTTGGTTGAAGCAAATTAAAGATGTGCAATGTGTTCACAGTGCGCAAACTCATCACGGTGGAGCGGGCGCGGTCTATGTGTTATTGCGTAAAAGCCAAGAAAAAAAGCTCGAAAATAGAGAACGACACCAAAAACGCATGAGTTAG
- the rluF gene encoding 23S rRNA pseudouridine(2604) synthase RluF produces the protein MANSTDGKRLNKFISETGFCSRREADKLIEQQRVTINGNVPEMGTKVMSGDHVEIDGKPVSSKEKPVYIALNKPTGITCTTERDVPGNIVDFIGHEKRIFPIGRLDKPSDGLIFLTNDGDIVNKILRAGNNHEKEYVVRVNMPITKDFIKQMSSGVAILDTVTLPCKVTQETKFSFRIVLTQGLNRQIRRMCEALGFEVLKLRRVRIMNISIDGIANGRWRYLTDAEIAEIHRLCETSSSTEEASKQDGKGRKIIKATDAKLHDARRQAKSDQQKTFAGHDADKYRHAPKKRSNQNSQPKGKRPAKAKSHHSGGNKPRVSGTLGLNKLGVK, from the coding sequence ATGGCAAATTCAACTGACGGTAAACGTCTAAACAAATTTATCAGTGAAACTGGCTTCTGCTCTCGACGTGAAGCGGATAAATTGATTGAACAACAGCGTGTCACCATTAACGGCAACGTGCCTGAAATGGGGACCAAAGTCATGTCCGGCGATCATGTCGAAATTGATGGGAAACCCGTTAGCTCAAAAGAAAAACCCGTTTATATCGCGTTAAACAAGCCGACGGGTATCACCTGTACCACCGAACGTGACGTACCGGGTAACATCGTTGACTTTATTGGTCATGAAAAGCGTATTTTCCCTATTGGGCGTCTCGATAAACCGTCTGATGGTCTGATTTTTCTTACCAACGATGGCGATATCGTTAATAAGATCTTACGTGCCGGTAATAACCATGAAAAAGAGTACGTGGTTCGAGTCAACATGCCTATCACCAAAGACTTTATCAAACAGATGTCATCCGGTGTGGCGATTCTTGATACCGTCACCTTACCTTGTAAAGTGACCCAAGAGACCAAGTTCTCGTTTCGAATCGTGTTAACACAAGGCTTAAACCGACAAATTCGTCGTATGTGTGAGGCATTAGGCTTTGAGGTACTCAAACTGCGTCGCGTACGTATTATGAACATCTCCATAGATGGCATTGCCAATGGTCGCTGGCGCTATTTAACCGATGCTGAAATCGCTGAAATCCATCGTCTATGTGAAACCTCTAGCAGCACAGAAGAAGCGTCTAAGCAGGATGGTAAAGGTCGTAAAATCATCAAAGCCACCGATGCGAAACTTCACGACGCACGTCGCCAAGCTAAAAGTGACCAACAAAAAACGTTTGCTGGCCACGATGCCGACAAGTATCGCCATGCACCGAAAAAACGTTCGAACCAAAACTCTCAGCCTAAAGGTAAGCGCCCGGCAAAAGCGAAAAGCCATCACTCAGGCGGCAATAAGCCAAGAGTGAGTGGAACCTTGGGGTTAAATAAACTTGGGGTTAAATAA